TTTATTTCTTATTGCCGACATTATTCACATTTTTGGTGGTAGTTATAATTAATGGCATAGTCCATTTGGTTGACCTTTGGCTTCCTAAACACAATTTGATAGGTGATGACGACGAGGTGTCGTCATCATACTCTTGGTCATCTCTAGTAGAGGACTCTCTTGAAAAAGAAATGCTCATTctcatgaaaaagaaatactCACGATAGACATTATTAacttaagagaaaaagaatgtaAAGATTGATCGGTATATGTAGAATCTCGTAAGAAGAAGTGTGAAAACAGGCCATTtgccctcttatttatagagGACGAAGGCCAATAGTTACATCATCTGGATTGTCCAATCTAAACATATCTAATGGCTAAGAACACATGATACTTCACATCTTGTGTCAGAGTTGGCAACACACGAAACGAGGTGTTCCAACTTTTCAAGCcaataataactttttcaaataCATCTAATCAAAGGCTAATATTTAACAATACTACCAAATTACTTTCATAGAGCGTTCATCCCATTGCAACCAATCCTTGACCGCTTGGTTTAAAGGACATGTGTATAGTACGAGCTTAACCAATTCAATGTAGATCCGTCGGGTTAACCTTGACATAGTATAATCAAACTAATCCAACAATATAATTGGGGGGATGAACAAAGTCATACCGTCTTATAAAAAAATCCAACCAATTACTTGAGTTATCGATCAAACATATGTCTAACGTGATTAAGAGTATCTGCATAGATTAATAggtaaggagaaaaaaaaattagaaaccgAATAATTTCGAAATTATTAGTACTGAACCAgttcaatataatattatttaggCTTAATAAcactaatggtccctatttttgtcacgtgcattcgttttggtccccatatttttttttgtttaatgttgtcctaaagatcgtaatttgtgttcaatttagtcctttttactaacGTCCTCTAATTCGATAACGACCAGATCTCCACATGTGCAATTAGAGAGTGAACTGTCATTTATGTTCTGACGTGGACTAGATCAGTCATCATCATAGGGACCACATTcgaaaataattaacagaaatgaggactagattgaacaacattcattcattacaaaacacagtgccacatcaccatcttcttcaaccttcagcccaaccaaaaatcaaaaccctaatttctttctaaaaatctaACCCTAGCGCCGCCACACCTAAACCCTCAGGTCACCACCGCAATCACCACAGACCTGCAAACAAAAATCACATTCACACACCCTTTTTATCAAAACCTTGTCAACGGTTTCAATCACAGCATCAACAACTCTAACTTTACAATTAAAGAGAACCAACAAGGAAAAAGAGGAAACTTGGACATTGTTCATGGACTTGAGTtagtaaaaactttaacttGTCAGGAGAAATAAAGGAGAACCCATTTATTgcaacaacaagaagaagattgggaaggAGACATGGCTCATCAACCACCAAGATGGGGAATGTTAACCACGAACCTCACTTTTGCTTTCACtgaagtaaattaaaaaaccctaaccctaatttcactctctccCTTCGTCAAAAATTAGGTTccattaaataaatcatatttctttcaaaatccaCCTCAATGTGGCTGAAGGACTCCACCTGGGCAGTTAAATGGCACATCAACACTGTTGTGTACAGCTGGACTGTttgccgttaacgatttaaacgacgTTTGTAAAAAggatcaaattaaacaaaatttacattctttaggacaaaattgaacaaaaaaaaatttgggAACCAAAACGATTACACGTgaccaaaatagggaccattagtgctattaagcctattatttactatattaattaacaaatgcaaaagaaacatcaaaaagCTAGGATTGTCTGTCCATTAGCAAATTCAAAAGCAATAGTGTCTTTCtcttatttaaaagattatttcaaATACAGTTTCAAAGAGTTGTTAAGAAGTTGTTCTCAAACTAtctttgtgtttatttatttacatactTAGTGTTTTAAttgactatttttatttattttaaattgaatttaataatttttaaaactataaaatgagaaaaatcatATCTACCAAATTagattattcattaaattttaaaataaaataaaattacatattaaatacttattttttaattatataaaatgaatccGTAATTTAAAGTTCTAACTAGTTAAGGCAAGAATCTCTACTTTTTATATTCGAAACTGACGCTTGAATACTTTCGAAAGTGAAACACTTTTTACAAAGTGTGCTTACATGAATCTGGCTTTGTTTAGCCTCTTGGTTCATGCAAGAACCAAGGATGATTCATTCACCTGTTCCATCTGTCTGTACGtaacaagaagaaagaaaaagaaaatccacCTGCTCCATTCATCTCCTCAAACTTGGTCAATTACAAACACAAAATGGAAGGAAAAAAAGGGTACAATTTATTTGCTTTATATATTCTTGTAATAATTTCTGTGGTTCAATAAGAGAGGAAGGGATGATGAACAACTGCTTCCCTTCTGAAAATGAGACCATATATACTTCATACAAACAACCAAGTAAAGCTGTAACTTgtaattttatctttcttttcaaaatatcaacTTTAATCTACACACTTTAGGATAAGGATCCTACAAAGCACTAACTGTAGCATTCCACTACACCTTTTTCTGTCTAATCCTTTACTACCTAACTACTATACTGAAGATTTCTGGTCTCTACTCTCAACaatatttcatctttttcaagGGTCCTCAACCACCTTTGGAGAACAATATGCAATAGCCTCTGCAACGGTGAGGAAGATCTTGTCCTCTCCTATTGCGTTTACAAAATTGGATGCGTAAAGCTTCTCTGTCACTACTGGACCAGGATTTGCCAGAACAAGCTTGCATAAAAGGAAGAACTCACGGTAAGATGCTATGCTAGTTACATAATATATCATTTTCTAATCACTCATGCATACATATTTATGAGCATATTATTCTTGGCCAGAAGTTAATTAGTTACCTCAACTCCTCTCTTTTCAAGACTTCTATGTAACTCTTGGAAGGCTTGGATGCCACTTGTATCAATATCAGTAACGGCTGCATCATGAACACCaaactcaataaataataaaaaattaacaagacGAAAATGAAGGTTTTACTCCGGGAATTTGTAAGGGGTATAACGAATTTAGGATTAAAATAAAGACTCTCACGTGACATTTCAACTATCAAAAACTGGATTTTTGTGGGGTAGTCtcctttcactttttcttcttcatccgTCAGCCATCTTAATGTCCTGCAAAAGAGTAATTATTAGGCGACCTCAATATGCTAGATTGAAGCACAGTTTCACAAAATTACGTTATAATTCTCTTTTAAATCAACCCTCACTCTTTTCCACCGGATTTATACCTCATTGTAATCACTCAAATTTTGTGGCACCTTGAAAAGATTAAGGGTTTTTTGTACAATGACAAACTCTATTCCTCTTTCTTTATCAGTGTAAGATATATTGGATAGAGACtgggtattttttttcattagtaaCAATGTTAGTATTTTTACATCGACATCTAAATTTTGTAGCATGGTGCGTATGGTGTTCCCTATGTTTTGAATCACATATCTGTTCTTAATCCTTAGGCATTTAGATTACTGCCAAAAAGCTTTTTCAATTAAGTTAGTGTTCAGATTGGATTGTTTCACTTCAGCTCATTCAAAAGAGTAAAGTATAAAACAATTTCTCGTTGTAAACGAATAAACAAAGGAGGAACAAGCCTTTACCTTTCTTTGACATAATTGGAGTTGGAAAAATATACCGCAGAATCAACTCTCACAATCAGTACACCTGGAACCTTACTAGCTTCTGGATATTGTTGGATGTTTCTATAGACATTAGTCCTAGGAATCTTCCCCAGAATTGCGGTTCGGGGTCTTGTTACTTGTAGTAGGATCTTTGCAAAGGATATACAGACCTGCCATAGAATGTAGCAATTAACATACGAAATAAACAAGATTAGTCAGAAATTACTTTGACCTTTTAGAGCAAGATAAGCATTGATTATAGCACTTACAGCAATTAGAAGTCCTATCTCAACCGAGACAAAAACAACGCCAAAGAATGCACCCATGCAAGCGACAAAGTCAAATTTATCTATCTTCCAAATCAAAATTGCTGCCTCATAGTCTATAAGGTTGACGACAGCAGAAATGATGATGGCAGAAAGAATGGCATTTGGAGTGTACTTAAAAAGTGGAGTGATGAATTCCAGGGTTAAGAACACAACTACTGACATCACAATGTTAGAGACTGCAGTTTGGCAGCCAGCCATGAAATTTACTGCTGACCGAGAGAAAGAACCTGAAGGTAACAAAAGTATAGATCAGGGGATAAAAAACTACATAAATCACTAGACTACAAGATAAACGTAGTCTCAAATTCTCTTTATGTACAGGTAGACATTAAACTCTATAGGAATAGATCCAACTTTATCTCctagtattttgttttttccatttttgtttggTATTTTAAAGCTAAAAGAAGATATTTATGAAACATGACCACCTTTACATATTTCTTAGACATGCAATTTTTATGACAATAGTAGATAGATACATAAACCTTGTCTACGAGCTTACCAGTTGCCACATAACAGGAAGTCATTGAACCAACAATATTCATTGTTCCTAGTGCAACCATTTCTTTGTTTCCATCCAGTTGATAGTCCTTCATAGATGCAAATGTTCTTCCAATTGCCGAGGCTTCCTGGCCATCGAAATGTAATGGTTTAATTAGAACTACATGAATAAAATGGACAACTCTTTAAGAGAGGTATTGGTGTCAAAGTTACTCACAGTCAATGCTATCATGCCTGCCACGATGCCAACTTTAAAACCTTTTCCAAGGTTTTCTCCTGTTAAATAAAGATCTTTAACAGATGATGGATTGATTcctctttctatttttctcacCTTCACATATCAATGACAAAAACTTCAATTATGATGTAACTAATATTATGACACTTTCGCCATCAGTTGTTCCTAAAATACGTTATCAGTCTTTTGATGAGAATGAACATATACTTACAATTTCTACTCCTTTCTTATCTGCACGGGTTATGAATACAAAAAAAGTGGACAAAATAACGGATATCAATGGAGCAATTGCTGGCAGCCAGAATAATCTCCTGTTTTTCTTTCCCTGACGCAcataatatgaatgaatgagaaAACAATTTACAAACTCCTAACGATTAGTTAGTGAATAATAGCAAAGTGCATAAAGGGGAGGTATAATGCCTTACAATGTATTTGGTGAccagaagaaaacccaaaaaacTAGCTCCAATGACTATAGTTTCCCAGTTCCACTGCAAGATAAAGTGTTATAAATTATTGGTCAATTTTGTGTTCAACACACAGATAACAGTAACACTAACAGTTGGCTATCTAAATTTAGGCACGGACTTGTTCAGATTAGGATTCCTGGTAATTAATAATTTGCATGTAtattgagagagagagaaggagagtATACTCCATGATGGGCTGTATGGAATACTGAATGCAGCACAGAGACAATATCAGTTTTCGTTGTGaacattttagttttaatgCCAAGGAAACCTTTGAGCTGTTGAAGGGAAATTGTGATAGCAGCACCCCCCATAAAACCGACAATAGCAGCATGGGATAGGAAGTCTATCAAGAATCCTAACCtggttaaataaataaataaataaataaggcaACTATGGTGTGATATTAAACAGTGTAACATTAGTTGTAACTGGTAGCGGTTGCACAAGACATAAACTTCAGTGATTGAAATGTCCAAATGCAAAATCCATATATTGGGCGGTAGTGTTGTCATACCTAAGAACACCAAGCGTTGCTTGAGTAATCCCAGCAAAAAAAGTGGCTGTAAAAGCAAGTCGCTGATATTCTTCCGCATTTTTAATAGGATCAAACTCATTACTAAGTAGGGTCCCCAACAAGAGAGAAACCACTGCTACAGGTCCTATAGCAATATCACGAGAGCTACCCATGACAGCATAGATCAATGGTGGAACAAAACTTGAGTCTGTAAACGGGTAGAAAGAACAAAATACAAAAGGATCAGTCTAACgtgcaaagaaaaaaatgagctgCTGGTGAGAGGCAAGTACAGTCTTACACAGTCCATACTGTGGAGACAAATGTGCAAGCTTGGCGTATCCAATATCCTGTTTTTCAGCCAAACATTAGAAGTTAGAACCGTGTAAAATGGGGCATGCAACAGGAATTATTCTCATAGCCTTCAAAACTTGAAATCCACAGTAAAGCAAATTTAAATACCTGAGGAATGCAAAGACTTGCAATAGTGAGACCAGATATTAAATCCCCTCTAAATTTTTTAAGGTTGTAACTTCTTCCCCACTTAAGTATTGGAAATATGGCCTCAATACCGAGGATGAACTTCCTTGATAtagattgatctttgaagggtCTTAGAGGATCATCAGCAAAGAATGTTTCTTTAATGGTGGCTTGGAATTCCTTGAAGAGGTTCTGTCTTGGAGGAACTGCCACTTTGTAGACTTGTGGTACCTGACCATGTGAAGAAGACGACATACTTCTCAGATCGATCTCTTTGGTTTCAAGATTCTGATCAGAAGGACGGCCCATTGAAGTCATCAACCGGGACCTTCAGTCTGTAATACAGGGAAAAGTCGTAACCAGAAAAAACTGGGAAAAATAAGGACATCAAGGAGTGTGATTGATTAGCAATCACAAAATATGGTTTATACTGCATGCAATAATGAAGTTTACCATGTTGCTTAAAGCTATAATATATAGTCCAATAATGAAGATAATCAGGCACCTACTATGGAATTTTAGATGTTGATTTGTGACTGATAGATTTTGAAATGCTTACTAACCTGAATAGAAGAGGAGGGGATACGTGATAAAAGATTTGAATGGTCACTGGTTCAAACTGTAATGTCTACTTAAACAGGTAAGGTGTGGATTATAACCTCAAAGACTTTATCTTTCAGGTCAATGTTATCAAGCTGGGATTGGAAAACAAGACTATATATGTGTGAACCGGATCGAATGAATACAAGTCAAAATCATACATTACAATGCTTAACATTCAATCCTGACCAAACTACCCTGGAATTCCCAAGTCAGACATTCTTCTTCTAGCAAGTATCTATCGTAACTTCAGAAGAACGACGGAGAATACAATAAGTATTGTACGTTTTGGGAACCTTAGTACAGCTAGAagttaataaaatcaaattacaacATGCAATTTCTATGTGCTTTTAGTAAAATGCAAGAAGTCAATAAagttcaaataaagaaaaagacaaagaaattaaacatgtCAATGGCAACCATCCATTGGAAGTACTAATTCTTGGGAGAGGAATTGTTAGCCGATTTATTGTCAAATCTCAAGACTAATTTGATCAAAAGAAAGATTTCGCAGATTTTATGATGACTATCAACATCTCTAATGTAAGCTAAAGATAATCAGAGAATAGAGTTCATATTAAGGAAGAGCGATGGCAAAATTTGTATCCAGTAGTAAATGGTCTTTGTTTGAACCTCTTCATAAGCCCGAGCACGAGTGAACTCACGCACAAGTCCCTCTCACTTACGAACCATAGGTACAAAATTCTCAATTATCATCCTTTTTAATTCCAGAACAATTAAAAACACGTAACTCTCAGACAAGATTAGAAAGGAATCAAATTCTTAAACCtcaatagaatttaaaaaaccATTAAGTCACTCCAAAGGGAAATAAACAATATTCAACAAGTCCAAAGTCCAAATCGTGTTTTGACTGAACAACAGAGCACAATAATTGAATCTCAATAAATCGCTTCCTAAtgtgaaaacaaatatataattatcacACCCTTGATCCATAATTTACATCCATAATATGCATTCTACAAACACTAATATCTAATACCATTTACCTGATTTCACTTTATGTGGCTGCAGGGTAAAACAGTAAAGAACATGACAGCATAATTCATTCAGAACCAGACAACCAAAATGTGGACTTTTTCCAACTCTCAGCCCTTTGTGATTTACGAACCACCAAGTGCTTATTCCAAAATCGTTTGGAGAATAAAGTCCAAAATAGACTCCCAACAAACACAACCTTCTTAGGCTTCTCATGCAAGCCATTGCCAGTGGAGGATTCCAATTACACTAACACCAAAAGTATTCTTTTTTGTTCACAGACTCACTTTAACCCTTCCCGTGTCAGAATTCATGTAAaagcacaaaagaaaaaattacaaagacAGAATGACCCACAACACACggaagtgaaaataaaaaacactaacTATCAAACAGACAAATTTTTACATGCTAGACATGtgggtttatatatatatatatatatatatataNATCAAACAGACAAATTTTTACATGCTAGACATGtgggtttatatatatatatatatatatatatacatatatatatatatatatatatatatatatatgcatatctCAAGAGGGAATTACTACCCagaaattaaaagagtaaactaAAGAGGTTGGGCTTCCACTCCCTACGTATCATTACCATAGGTTTTCCTTCTCACATGTCTCTCTGAAAAGACTGCACTTCTACTTTTGATCGTAAAAGCCGGAGCAGACAAAGTGAAAAACGCAGCAGGGCTGGGGAACGGAGCAGttacattaaagaaaaaaaaccaacaGAACCCGGCACAGTCAGCGAATACTTTGTCCTTAAACATGTTGTTTTACAAAAGgagttttttaataaatttatttaaggaaaaaaaaaaaccccaataACTGTCCAGGTTCGATGAATCATTCGGGTTCAGTTCCAGGTGTTAACTCTTGAATCTGAACCTACAATAAGGTTTGGTTAACAATCGTGAACCTCGGAGGACAAACCCTATTTGGTCGCCGATAAAAAATGTGTATCCAAACGTCCGACAgcaagagaaaatagaaaagaagatCCCAAAACTAAAAACGGAAAGGTTAAAGCTAGCTATTGTCCCCACGATACCTTTCCCAGAAAGAAAGAGCGCACTTGGTTTACAAAGCTTATTTTAATATGAAgtacaatttattattaattctaaTGATTAACGTATTAATATATACTTGCATGGTAACACTGTTTCTTGCGCTGGTTCAACTCtcatttatatttctaaaataaataaaaaatattataattttgacaCTTCGAAAACAAAACCAGATGGAGTAGTAATCACTCTATTAAAAATGTTGTAACTTGCAACTTTGGAAGTGCGATTGACATTTGAGAGTGAGAGTATTTTACTTTGGAGAGATCATTCggatatttgaaaataaaatttggaaaattcCAGTGTAAGTTTTTATGAACgtaacagataaaaaaattgtttaattcatataaattaaagattatttaaatgttgataattgttaatattatattaatggtaaaaatatttataaaaaaaaattaaaattaattattaaaatgcaaaaaatgataatttattaaattgaaataatttattattattattattttaataattgaaatttttgctTTAAAATCAGTCCATATGAACATGAAATTCCTCTTAATTCCATCTTTCTCAATGCTGAATTCGCATGAACAGTGCAGTGTGTTGAAATGAACCTAGCTGGAGAGGATAGGAAACGTAAGGTAgctgttattttttttggaaaatgatattttgatatcattttctTGACACTATTTTCatactgcacacgtgttaaaatgtggttggacgaattcaaattttaaaagaaattttgattttttttctttcaaatataccCTTGTCtcagtttcttttaatttgaaattgtccaaccacgttttgacacgtgtgcagtgtcaaaatagtgtaaaaatatattttttttaaaatttatttagttatgaAAAGTTAGTGACTGTGTCAGGGACCCACTTTATGTAAGATGGTTTGAAGTTAATGAAGATGACATAGCGTCCACATTCAAAGTCAGCATGTGGGATGCTCTTGCTGCCCTCTCAATATTCAAACTTTGAAAAAACTCTTCCCTTCCTTTCTTTCCAAAGCACCacctttttaactttaaattaaatttaaacacttgtcttatttttacCATATTTAATGGACCAGTCTATTCAACTCTACAAATTACAATATtctgtatattttatttaattatacaacCAATATTTCTATTGTCTATAACTCAACTCTACTAAACTCTACCtatttaattatagaatattGTGTATCATTGTgtccattttctattttatttctttatttatataactatCATGTTTCTATAATTAGAAGGTatgttattcttaatttttctttttgtaattctTTAACTTGTTATaaagtttgattgattcaaaaatgttaattctaaaataatttctatattggtgtgcatttgatttttttttaaaaaaaaactaaatttcattgtaataacttttaatatatgttatcatataaaaaaaaattaaattttaaatcaaattcaattttataaaaagtttatattcacttatatattataaaattatcttatttttatttaatataaagcTTTTAatatcaacaagataagtaaaattgaaattataattaagattacaaagaatttataaaattatgattaagaTTATAAAGAATTTATAAGATCGCAGATGATCCTGACACAAAAAGTAGATtagaaaatgaatattttaattgattgaaattcaatgaaaatgatatagaaaaaacattatttattcaattagattttattttaattaaaattcattcaaaaatgTAAATGTTGGATGGTGTTGCAACTAACAATACGAATAATgtaaattattaattgtattatattttctcAGGTTAAACACGGAAAtggtaaattttaattatatttacttttattagatgATATTACGACTAATAATGCAcgtaataattactttttagtcgcatttaattttaattatatttatatttttatttgaattggaTACATTcacttaaaaagtaaataagtggtgtaatgaaaaaaaaatgatttatatgattgtaagattttattacaataaatcGGTTGTAGAatgaaagtaaaacaaaatggaTGTCAACGAATAACAATGTCAAACTGGTCCTTTCTGGGCTCTTATAAAAGCTTActttaatatcttattattatttacctttttttgTTGACAatatcaacatcaagatttatTCATTtcacattataatttttatttaatgtggtggctatgtttttgaaaaagattcATTTCATTAATTGGTCTTTAACTATCatttttccaattttgtttttaaaattagacAATAAACacgtagaaaaaaaatgaatgattgtatttctattttattcctAAGATTAGATAATAAACAcgttaaattgtataataaatCACAGCTCTTCTtctaaacaataacaaaagagAACATTAAAGACTTTATCACATAAATaggaaaaaacattaattattctACATAgggaataaaaattatattaaaccttttcagagtttagtttattaataaaacGAGTTAAAGTTAAGTTCGATACTGAGTTGCGTTTAAACAAAATGCAACTACGTAAGTTTTATTTATCTGAGTTGTATACTCATccaaactaaataattttatttctcttttacataaaaataaaaaatgattaatcattttttaaaaatattaaaaatttagctttatatttgtaaagtacttaactattttttttttataaattacaacATATTAaacaatctaataaaatatataattttatatgtatatataaataatattatttttaaaagttaattaaaattttatagtagGACTAAACTTAACTTTATCTTGATTTTAACCTAATTGAAAGGAAATTCTAAAggttagagtttttttttttattcccaCTTAAAAGGACTTCTTAAAATGTAAGAGTTGGAAAATCGAATTAAACATAaagagagaaatatatataattaaaagattttgaaatgtaAAAGGAGGAGAAGAGGGTGGTGAAGagagaaatttttcaatttcagaatttcaatttataaatgtACACATAACATGAAACGTGGCACAATGTTagtaatttattgaaaaatttaacGTCGTTGGTTTTTTATgactaaatattataatttcattaaggagaaagataaaattgaaacaaagttTGAAAGAAGAACTAAACCCAAAAATGTTTGATAGTTAagggaataaaaacatatttaatccaatatCAAGTTTTGATTGagtttgagagaaaaaaatatgtatttatcaGTTAAACTAGGATGTTAAATGTTATGtcagatatttttattatcaaaccAATCCTTCCCAtccaaataatttataatatacaatggaacttaaaataaaaaggtatatttctaattttcataaaaatttcagaaataaaTACTATAGTTGCAactagatatattttaaatggatAACTCCTCTTCACttcttttagggtg
This DNA window, taken from Vigna radiata var. radiata cultivar VC1973A chromosome 5, Vradiata_ver6, whole genome shotgun sequence, encodes the following:
- the LOC106762234 gene encoding sulfate transporter 1.3 isoform X2, which encodes MTSMGRPSDQNLETKEIDLRSMSSSSHGQVPQVYKVAVPPRQNLFKEFQATIKETFFADDPLRPFKDQSISRKFILGIEAIFPILKWGRSYNLKKFRGDLISGLTIASLCIPQDIGYAKLAHLSPQYGLYSSFVPPLIYAVMGSSRDIAIGPVAVVSLLLGTLLSNEFDPIKNAEEYQRLAFTATFFAGITQATLGVLRLGFLIDFLSHAAIVGFMGGAAITISLQQLKGFLGIKTKMFTTKTDIVSVLHSVFHTAHHGWNWETIVIGASFLGFLLVTKYIGKKNRRLFWLPAIAPLISVILSTFFVFITRADKKGVEIVRKIERGINPSSVKDLYLTGENLGKGFKVGIVAGMIALTEASAIGRTFASMKDYQLDGNKEMVALGTMNIVGSMTSCYVATGSFSRSAVNFMAGCQTAVSNIVMSVVVFLTLEFITPLFKYTPNAILSAIIISAVVNLIDYEAAILIWKIDKFDFVACMGAFFGVVFVSVEIGLLIAVCISFAKILLQVTRPRTAILGKIPRTNVYRNIQQYPEASKVPGVLIVRVDSAVYFSNSNYVKERTLRWLTDEEEKVKGDYPTKIQFLIVEMSPVTDIDTSGIQAFQELHRSLEKRGVELVLANPGPVVTEKLYASNFVNAIGEDKIFLTVAEAIAYCSPKVVEDP
- the LOC106762234 gene encoding sulfate transporter 1.3 isoform X1, coding for MTSMGRPSDQNLETKEIDLRSMSSSSHGQVPQVYKVAVPPRQNLFKEFQATIKETFFADDPLRPFKDQSISRKFILGIEAIFPILKWGRSYNLKKFRGDLISGLTIASLCIPQDIGYAKLAHLSPQYGLYSSFVPPLIYAVMGSSRDIAIGPVAVVSLLLGTLLSNEFDPIKNAEEYQRLAFTATFFAGITQATLGVLRLGFLIDFLSHAAIVGFMGGAAITISLQQLKGFLGIKTKMFTTKTDIVSVLHSVFHTAHHGWNWETIVIGASFLGFLLVTKYIGKKNRRLFWLPAIAPLISVILSTFFVFITRADKKGVEIVRKIERGINPSSVKDLYLTGENLGKGFKVGIVAGMIALTEASAIGRTFASMKDYQLDGNKEMVALGTMNIVGSMTSCYVATGSFSRSAVNFMAGCQTAVSNIVMSVVVFLTLEFITPLFKYTPNAILSAIIISAVVNLIDYEAAILIWKIDKFDFVACMGAFFGVVFVSVEIGLLIAVCISFAKILLQVTRPRTAILGKIPRTNVYRNIQQYPEASKVPGVLIVRVDSAVYFSNSNYVKERTLRWLTDEEEKVKGDYPTKIQFLIVEMSRESLYFNPKFVIPLTNSRSKTFIFVLLIFYYLLSLVFMMQPLLILIQVASKPSKSYIEVLKREELSLFWQILVQ